One genomic window of Ornithodoros turicata isolate Travis unplaced genomic scaffold, ASM3712646v1 Chromosome23, whole genome shotgun sequence includes the following:
- the LOC135373268 gene encoding uncharacterized protein LOC135373268, giving the protein MQQYNYVIALDTESVLAPSGVGMQRHITSSFCAVLVRTHDSKVMRIRTYHGEDAAKQCVKALMGMCDEMIALNACPAAMVLSDEQQAKHRAASHCAYCNREFAKDLPRVRHHDHSKHCTAGETNYIATLCNPCNVACTTREKLPIMVHNLSYDLAELLWEFHVLGWKRPPFIVASSMEKIRLFEIGTFLFRDTMQYLNSSLGELVETVKSMGGAEAFQCLKQVFGDDFKILLRKGVFPYSYLSPFAVYDELSLPEKSAFQNDLTGEDVSDEDYQYTVHVFEHFECSSLRDYNTLYLKTDALLHANIMQHFRRLCYSARGLELLHCVSLASYSWQCALNYTNAKLELITDEEMYRTFESGVRGGLCQVSRRHLRANNPLCSGYDPDKEEVYISHIDYNNLYGFSMIKHLPVGDFEWVEDFSSVDLCVTPRIRRWGMCTYGTWSIQNLSTL; this is encoded by the coding sequence atgcagcagtacaactacgtcattgcgttggacactgagagcgtactcgcacccagtggtgttggcatgcaacgtcacattacctctagcttctgtgctgtgctcgtgcgtacccatgactcaaaggtgatgcgcattagaacataccatggggaagatgcggcaaagcagtgtgtgaaggcgctcatggGAATGTGTGATGAAATGATTgccttgaacgcctgccccgctgcaatggtgctgagcgatgaacaacaagccaagcacagagctgccagccactgtgcatactgtaaccgggaattcgcgaaagacctacctcgtgtccggcatcatgatcattcgaagcactgtactgcgggtgagacaaattatatcgcgacactgtgcaacccctgcaacgtcgcgtgcactaccagagaaaaattgccgattatggtccacaatttgtcttatgATTTGGCTGAACTGTTAtgggaatttcacgttctcgggtggaagcgacctcccttcattgtggccagctccatggaaaaaattcgtttgttcgaaattggtaccttcctcttcagagataccatgcagtacctaaattcatcacttggggagcttgtggaaaccgtcaaatccatggggggtgcagaggcgttccaatgcttgaagcaggtatttggagacgacttcaaaattttgcttcgtaaaggtgtgttcccttacagttaccttaGTCCTTTTGCAGTGTACGACGAGTTGAGTCTCCCAGAAAAATCAGCTTTTCAAAATGATCTGACTGGGGAAGATGTAAGCGACGAGGACTACCAGTACACTgtgcatgtatttgaacattttgagtgctcgagtttacgggattataacacattgtacctgaaaacggatgccctattacatgcaaacataatgcagcacttccgacgcctgtgctacagcgcacgcggattggaattgcttcattgtgtttctctggcatcctattcgtggcaatgcgcatTAAATTACACGaatgcaaaattggaattgattaccgatgaggaaatgtacagaaccttcgaatcgggcgttagaggcgggctctgtcaggtgagcaggcgtcatttacgtgccaataaccctctgtgtagtggctatgatcctgataaagaggaggtgtacatatcacaCATAGATtacaacaatctttacggatttagtatgataaagcacctccctgtcggtgatttcgaatgggtcgaggattttagctccgtggatttatGCGTCACAccacggattcggaggtggggtatgtgtacgtatgggacttggagtatccaaaatctatccacgctctaa
- the LOC135373319 gene encoding uncharacterized protein LOC135373319 yields MAYESENSESEDDLMRPYLYQLEVNGSPCTVLRDSGASLDLVHPSFVSKENYLSKCAWIRQVMEEQTVCLPVAEVTLKGPFGELKTEAAVSDRLPNKYMYLLSNRTAHLMRKSGMKWEPESICALTRAKARELRALKDAEVAQEQEADVNHVNNHVNDGEMSSSQNISYESSSEGQGDQSPEDQGDSLGDVLAPTGGALSNLIKVDRDTLMKLQREDESLTKLHGSHEGIARKNVKIIKREGLLYRHYQDRKGVVVDQLVVPKSLRDDVLELCHSNSWAGHLGSRKTKQRLLQEWYWPGCFKDVENYVRACDTCQRVGKPNERYKAPLTLVPIISEPFQRLVIDVVGPLPVSKSGYKYVLTMICPATKFPEAVPLKEQTSPEIVDGLLSVFARIGFPKEIQCDNGSVFTSVLTKTFLGKCGIRVIHSSLYHPQSNSVEKWHSVLKRVLRALTHEYKTDWESGLPGAMFALRSVPHEATGFSPAELVYGRALRSPMRLLRERWEDNQSDTTVLEYVLDLLQRLQGTREIAETNMREAQQRAKSYYDRNARPRVYKEGDKVLVLRPTRANKLQVHWDGPFTVLRKLSDTTYMVEFRGRKKEVRTYHTNLMKPYVGSTHVVSVALNVPEEQPSDLAEWGEVEENQTRVEEIASAVVGNVILSPEEKDDIEGLVRDFKDLFSGIPGKTDLITHDIELTTDTPVRSRPYRISPRQEEIMRQEVKRMLDLGIIEEGESDYASPMIIVEVPGKEPRPCIDYRKLNAVTKNQVYPIPNVEERVERVSRAKFITTLDLVRGYWQVPMSKTAKRYAAFTTPFGTYLPKMLSFGLKNAPFCFSKLMDQILRGAEKYAVPYLDDVAVFSQSWQEHLDHLRDVFSRLRRAGLTLKASKCHLAQSEVLYLGHRVGQGKRKPAELKVEAIANFPRPQSKAEVRGFLGLTGYYRSYIRQYSEIASPLTDALRKDAPAKVAWDDAKEKAFRDLKTALTNPPVLRAPDFSKPFVVQCDASNRGMGVILCQEGDDNEEHPILYASRKLSVREEAYSASEKECACLVWATQKLSCYLYGADFVFVTDHCPLTWLSQMSNKNPRLLRWSLALQQYNFEVRYKKGKANVNVDCLSRI; encoded by the coding sequence ATGGCCTACGAAAGTGAAAACAGCGAAAGTGAAGATGACCTAATGAGACCGTACTTGTATCAGCTAGAGGTAAACGGGTCACCGTGTACTGTGCTCCGAGACAGTGGGGCCAGCTTAGACTTAGTTCACCCGTCTTTCGTCTCGAAAGAGAACTATTTGAGCAAATGCGCCTGGATTAGGCAAGTTATGGAGGAGCAAACGGTATGTCTTCCCGTAGCTGAAGTGACATTGAAGGGTCCGTTTGGAGAACTGAAAACAGAAGCGGCAGTAAGCGACCGGCTCCCTAACAAATACATGTATTTGCTATCAAACCGAACAGCACATTTAATGCGGAAGTCGGGAATGAAGTGGGAACCAGAGTCAATCTGCGCACTGACGAGGGCTAAAGCTCGGGAACTGAGGGCTCTGAAAGACGCCGAAGTGGCGCAAGAGCAGGAAGCGGACGTGAACCATGTAAACAATCATGTAAATGACGGTGAAATGTCGTCTTCGCAAAATATATCCTACGAAAGTAGTTCGGAAGGTCAGGGTGATCAGAGTCCGGAAGATCAGGGTGACAGCCTAGGAGATGTACTAGCGCCGACAGGTGGGGCGCTAAGTAACCTCATTAAAGTAGATAGGGACACGCTAATGAAACTGCAAAGGGAGGATGAGTCGCTGACAAAATTGCACGGAAGTCACGAAGGGATCGCCAGAAAGAATGTAAAAATCATCAAGAGGGAGGGGCTTTTGTACCGCCACTACCAGGATAGGAAAGGAGTTGTAGTCGACCAGTTGGTAGTTCCCAAGAGTTTGCGCGACGACGTTCTAGAGTTATGTCATAGCAACTCCTGGGCCGGACATTTGGGAAGCCGCAAGACAAAGCAGCGCTTGCTGCAAGAATGGTATTGGCCAGGATGTTTTAAGGATGTCGAAAACTACGTGCGGGCTTGCGATACGTGTCAGAGGGTGGGTAAACCCAACGAACGGTATAAGGCGCCCTTAACGCTAGTTCCCATCATCTCTGAGCCATTCCAACGCTTAGTCATCGACGTGGTCGGACCACTTCCCGTGTCTAAATCTGGTTACAAGTATGTGCTAACCATGATATGTCCCGCTACGAAATTTCCCGAAGCCGTGCCACTGAAAGAACAAACCTCCCCTGAAATTGTAGACGGACTCCTGTCTGTTTTCGCACGTATAGGATTCCCGAAGGAGATCCAATGCGATAACGGTTCTGTTTTCACGAGCGTTCTGACGAAGACATTTTTAGGAAAGTGTGGGATCCGAGTGATCCACAGCTCGTTGTATCATCCCCAGAGCAACAGTGTTGAAAAATGGCATTCTGTGTTAAAACGAGTACTCAGGGCGCTGACCCACGAATATAAGACCGATTGGGAGTCAGGGCTACCAGGTGCCATGTTCGCACTAAGATCAGTCCCTCACGAAGCAACAGGCTTCAGTCCTGCTGAATTGGTATATGGGCGCGCTTTGCGTTCCCCAATGCGCCTGTTAAGGGAGAGATGGGAGGATAATCAGAGCGACACCACAGTGTTAGAATACGTACTGGATCTGCTGCAAAGATTACAGGGTACGCGCGAAATCGCGGAAACTAACATGCGGGAAGCCCAACAAAGGGCAAAATCATACTATGACCGCAATGCCCGACCACGAGTGTACAAAGAAGGAGACAAGGTGTTAGTACTGCGACCGACCAGGGCTAACAAGCTGCAGGTGCACTGGGACGGCCCGTTTACCGTACTACGCAAGCTGTCGGATACAACGTACATGGTAGAGTTCCGGGGCAGGAAGAAAGAGGTGCGAACCTATCACACCAACCTAATGAAGCCCTACGTCGGCTCTACACATGTAGTAAGTGTAGCGTTAAATGTCCCAGAAGAACAGCCCTCCGACTTAGCAGAATGGGGTGAGGTTGAAGAAAACCAAACACGCGTAGAAGAGATCGCGAGCGCGGTTGTAGGCAATGTGATCTTGTCACCCGAAGAAAAGGATGACATCGAAGGTCTGGTACGCGATTTTAAAGACCTGTTTTCTGGTATCCCTGGTAAAACCGACCTGATAACGCACGATATCGAGCTTACTACGGACACCCCAGTGCGTTCCCGCCCGTACCGCATTTCGCCACGCCAAGAAGAAATAATGAGACAAGAGGTAAAGCGAATGCTTGACCTGGGAATAATCGAAGAGGGAGAGAGCGATTACGCCTCGCCTATGATCATTGTGGAGGTGCCAGGCAAGGAACCGAGACCCTGTATAGATTACAGGAAGCTAAACGCGGTAACGAAAAATCAAGTCTACCCCATACCAAACGTCGAGGAACGAGTGGAAAGAGTTAGCCGAGCAAAATTTATAACCACTCTAGACCTCGTAAGAGGGTATTGGCAAGTTCCCATGAGTAAGACAGCTAAACGTTACGCAGCGTTCACGACTCCGTTTGGCACATATCTGCCAAAGATGCTCAGTTTCGGCCTCAAAAACGCGCCCTTCTGTTTCTCAAAATTGATGGATCAGATTTTGAGAGGTGCCGAAAAATATGCAGTACCGTATCTTGACGACGTCGCCGTCTTCTCCCAATCATGGCAGGAACATTTGGATCACCTCCGAGACGTTTTCAGTAGATTACGGAGAGCGGGCCTAACGCTCAAGGCTAGCAAGTGCCATTTAGCTCAATCTGAGGTTTTGTACCTAGGGCACCGAGTAGGTCAGGGCAAACGTAAACCGGCCGAATTGAAAGTTGAAGCAATTGCGAACTTTCCTAGACCGCAAAGTAAGGCTGAAGTCAGAGGATTTCTAGGGCTCACCGGATATTACCGGAGTTATATTCGGCAATATTCAGAGATTGCTAGCCCATTAACTGACGCGCTTAGGAAAGACGCTCCCGCGAAGGTGGCCTGGGACGATGCCAAAGAAAAGGCTTTCCGAGATCTGAAAACAGCTCTAACCAACCCTCCTGTGCTCAGAGCTCCTGATTTTAGTAAGCCGTTTGTCGTCCAATGCGACGCCAGTAACCGTGGCATGGGAGTAATATTGTGTCAAGAAGGTGACGATAATGAAGAGCATCCCATTTTGTACGCCAGCCGGAAGCTCTCAGTGAGAGAAGAAGCGTACAGCGCTTCAGAGAAAGAATGTGCGTGCCTGGTCTGGGCAACGCAGAAGTTGTCATGCTACCTGTACGGAGCTGACTTTGTTTTCGTAACTGACCATTGCCCATTGACCTGGTTAAGTCAGATGTCAAACAAAAACCCGAGACTTCTCAGATGGAGTCTGGCCTTACAGCAATACAATTTTGAAGTCCGTTATAAAAAGGGCAAGGCAAATGTGAACGTTGATTGCCTTAGTCGCATCTAA